In a single window of the Terriglobus roseus genome:
- a CDS encoding tetratricopeptide repeat protein — translation MPAMTAPVSLYSRQDAARILRVPEKQIAAWQRAGLIPAASNKFSIRDLAGMRSLRDLREQRLSVRSIRSSVEAMQRIAGMEDPLREAAHVSRGARLVFRHSGALLDPLTQQLAFDFDAPPRRELSLLKREPPREQVLRDQAQAQEIFQRAVQLEEKPETLAEAAALYLQVLELCPRHAPASINLGTILYNDRRYTEAEKRYRTAAEIDPDYALAFFDLGNVLDELRRLPEAIAAYTRAIQLVPQYADAHYNLALAYERTGERRRALRHWLCYVRLDPVGPWATHARMQARRTLATERLSIVTRGGKLA, via the coding sequence ATGCCGGCAATGACAGCGCCTGTTTCCCTCTACTCGCGGCAGGACGCGGCGCGCATCCTGCGCGTCCCTGAGAAGCAGATCGCGGCGTGGCAGCGCGCCGGTCTGATCCCTGCCGCCTCAAACAAATTCAGCATCCGCGACCTGGCCGGCATGCGCAGCCTGCGGGACCTTCGTGAGCAGCGCCTCTCCGTCCGTTCCATACGCTCTTCGGTCGAGGCCATGCAGCGCATCGCGGGCATGGAAGACCCCTTGCGTGAGGCCGCTCATGTCTCCCGCGGCGCACGGCTGGTCTTCCGCCACAGTGGCGCCCTGCTGGACCCGCTGACGCAACAGCTTGCTTTCGACTTCGACGCGCCCCCGCGCCGGGAACTCTCCCTGCTGAAGCGCGAGCCTCCCCGCGAACAGGTTCTGCGCGATCAGGCACAGGCGCAGGAGATCTTTCAGCGCGCCGTGCAGCTTGAGGAGAAGCCGGAGACACTGGCCGAGGCCGCCGCGCTCTACCTGCAGGTCTTGGAGTTGTGTCCGCGACACGCGCCCGCCTCCATCAATCTGGGAACGATCCTTTACAACGACCGCCGCTACACCGAGGCAGAGAAGCGCTACCGCACCGCAGCAGAGATTGACCCGGACTACGCCCTGGCCTTCTTCGACCTGGGCAATGTGCTGGACGAGCTACGTCGTCTGCCGGAAGCCATCGCTGCCTATACGCGCGCAATCCAGCTGGTACCGCAATATGCTGATGCGCACTACAACCTGGCGCTGGCCTATGAACGCACCGGCGAACGCCGTCGAGCTCTGCGCCATTGGCTCTGCTACGTCCGTCTGGACCCGGTGGGACCCTGGGCGACCCACGCCCGCATGCAGGCACGCCGAACGCTCGCGACGGAACGCCTGAGCATCGTGACACGCGGCGGCAAACTGGCTTAG